Proteins encoded by one window of Carassius carassius chromosome 30, fCarCar2.1, whole genome shotgun sequence:
- the LOC132111088 gene encoding V-set domain-containing T-cell activation inhibitor 1-like, whose translation MLCRRLLFWILLRCADCFSVTVPSSPVLGVRRATAHLPCAFEPVSDLSDLVITWQREEDLQVVHSFYYGTDQLERQGRDYINRTKLNHKEIPKGNASLSIAKFGLKDAGKYVCVVSNSKGTDRGVVHLVYAAFYSEPKLSILLNSTDVTVQYEMEAYPRPEVMWQGSGGQNLTGQVEVSSESDGGVFYLKSSYMTQSPVFNVTFTLKNPAVHQKLQRHVKVYISDGKHFSLG comes from the exons ATGCTGTGTCGTCGTCTTTTGTTCTGGATCTTACTGCGTTGTGCAG ATTGCTTTAGTGTCACGGTCCCCTCCAGTCCTGTTCTCGGGGTGCGTAGAGCCACAGCACATCTTCCCTGTGCGTTTGAACCAGTCTCTGACCTCTCTGATTTGGTGATCACATGGCAACGGGAGGAAGACTTACAGGTGGTGCACAGCTTCTACTACGGGACAGACCAGCTCGAAAGACAAGGCCGTGATTATATAAACCGGACGAAGTTAAATCACAAGGAGATTCCTAAAGGAAACGCATCCCTGAGTATAGCCAAGTTTGGACTGAAGGATGCAGGAAAGTATGTGTGCGTAGTGAGCAACTCCAAGGGAACTGACAGAGGAGTGGTGCATTTGGTTTACGCGG CCTTCTATTCCGAGCCGAAGTTAAGCATCCTTCTCAATTCCACCGATGTGACTGTCCAGTATGAGATGGAGGCCTACCCGAGGCCAGAGGTCATGTGGCAGGGGTCAGGAGGTCAGAATCTCACTGGCCAAGTGGAGGTTTCATCTGAATCAGACGGAGGAGTGTTCTACTTAAAAAGCAGCTACATGACCCAGagtccagtcttcaatgtcacatttaCTCTTAAAAACCCTGCTGTGCATCAGAAGCTACAGAGGCATGTTAAGGTCTACATCAGCGATGGTAAGCACTTCTCTCTGGGATAA